A window of the Lactobacillus amylovorus DSM 20531 genome harbors these coding sequences:
- a CDS encoding oligopeptide ABC transporter substrate-binding protein, whose product MKKAKVFAGITLLSGVALTLAACGKPSNQNANEASTAAKFSSVVPKKATKNGGTVKVAVETDTPFTGIFNDELSTSATDTEVMQYGAESLFSTDDHYVFTNKGAATINIDQKAKTATINIKKGVKWSDGKQVTAKDYEYAYEIIANKDSKSQRYTASLADLVGLKEYHEGKASTISGLEMPDGENGRKVVLHFKTMKPGMNTSGNGYIWEAAAPYHYLKDVKFSDLMSSDKIRKKPLFFGPYKLQKLVRGQSATWVPNKYYYKGKPKLSKITATVINPNSVAQSIKSNKFDVIQVINSQWPNVKNTKGVNFIATVPLSYSYLGFKVGKWDAKKGENVMNPKSKMNNKALRQAIGYGMNVNQVAKRYSYGLSFRIPTLIPKQFGDYFDKDVKGYSYNIKKGNEILDKAGYKKKGTYRVQPNGKPLTIHLAAMSGNANQEPIIQNYIQQWKKEGLNVKLTGGRLIEFNSFYDKVQNDDPSVDMFMGAWSLSSEPSPNDLYSQTAPMNYSRFVTKKNTQLLDEMDSQKAFNHQYRIDKFHEWQKYMDDEAYVIPVSNSYTITAVNKKLTGYSLKPSASMGNGFPNWYNVAYAK is encoded by the coding sequence ATGAAAAAGGCAAAAGTATTTGCTGGCATTACACTTTTATCAGGTGTTGCTCTTACTTTAGCAGCTTGTGGGAAGCCATCTAATCAAAACGCTAACGAAGCTTCAACTGCTGCTAAGTTTAGTTCAGTTGTTCCAAAGAAGGCTACCAAGAACGGTGGTACTGTAAAGGTTGCTGTTGAAACCGATACCCCATTCACAGGTATTTTTAATGATGAACTTTCAACTTCAGCAACTGATACCGAAGTTATGCAATATGGTGCTGAATCACTTTTCTCAACTGATGATCATTATGTCTTCACTAATAAGGGTGCAGCTACCATTAATATTGACCAAAAGGCCAAGACTGCAACTATCAACATTAAGAAGGGCGTTAAGTGGTCAGATGGTAAGCAAGTAACCGCTAAGGACTACGAATACGCTTACGAAATTATTGCTAACAAGGATTCTAAGTCACAACGTTACACTGCAAGTTTAGCTGACTTGGTAGGTTTGAAAGAATACCACGAAGGTAAGGCAAGCACTATTTCTGGTCTTGAAATGCCAGATGGTGAAAATGGTCGTAAGGTTGTTCTTCACTTTAAGACTATGAAGCCAGGTATGAACACTAGTGGTAACGGCTACATCTGGGAAGCTGCAGCACCTTACCACTACTTAAAGGACGTTAAATTCTCAGACTTAATGTCAAGCGACAAGATCCGTAAGAAGCCTTTGTTCTTTGGTCCATATAAGCTTCAAAAACTTGTTCGTGGTCAATCAGCTACTTGGGTACCAAACAAGTACTACTACAAGGGCAAGCCAAAGCTTAGCAAGATTACCGCTACTGTAATCAACCCTAACTCAGTTGCTCAAAGTATTAAGTCAAACAAGTTTGACGTTATCCAAGTTATCAACTCACAATGGCCAAACGTTAAGAATACTAAGGGCGTTAACTTCATTGCTACTGTTCCACTTTCATACTCATACCTTGGCTTTAAGGTAGGTAAGTGGGACGCTAAGAAGGGCGAAAACGTAATGAACCCTAAGTCCAAGATGAACAACAAGGCTCTTCGTCAAGCCATTGGTTACGGTATGAACGTTAACCAAGTTGCTAAGCGTTACTCATACGGCTTAAGCTTTAGAATTCCTACTTTGATTCCTAAGCAATTCGGTGACTACTTCGACAAGGATGTTAAGGGTTACTCATACAACATTAAGAAGGGTAACGAAATCTTGGACAAGGCTGGATACAAGAAGAAGGGTACTTACCGTGTACAACCTAACGGTAAGCCTTTGACTATTCATCTTGCAGCTATGAGTGGTAATGCTAACCAAGAACCAATCATCCAAAATTACATCCAACAATGGAAGAAGGAAGGTTTGAACGTTAAGCTTACTGGCGGTCGTTTAATTGAATTTAACTCATTCTACGACAAGGTTCAAAACGATGACCCATCAGTTGATATGTTCATGGGTGCATGGTCACTTTCAAGTGAACCATCACCAAACGACCTTTACAGTCAAACAGCTCCAATGAACTACTCACGTTTCGTAACTAAGAAGAACACTCAACTTCTTGATGAAATGGACTCACAAAAGGCCTTCAACCACCAATACAGAATTGATAAATTCCACGAATGGCAAAAGTACATGGATGACGAAGCTTACGTTATTCCTGTATCAAACAGTTACACTATTACTGCAGTTAACAAGAAACTTACTGGCTACTCACTTAAGCCATCAGCTTCAATGGGTAACGGTTTCCCTAACTGGTACAATGTAGCTTACGCTAAGTAA
- a CDS encoding ABC transporter permease — MADKKKDTATKKASKKDATPKATLPPSGFKVAVREILRSKSALTALIIIILILLFTFGGSLFLNRAQITEMNIVDAYYGWGQGGHLLGTDDGGRDILKLLIMGGRNSIMIGISVTVITEIVGLVVGLVSGYYGGVVDVIIMRIVDFIQILPQMPIIIVLTTVIPNYNAVTLVFLIAMFGWTTTARYYRSFILSQRGRDYVLASKTSGSSNLQIMFREVLPNITSMIIIDIVLTIAGNIGIETSLSFLGYGLPTTTPSLGTLIGFADDPVNVINRPWLWLPATILLLVISLSINYVGRALQRAGDARQREN; from the coding sequence ATGGCTGATAAGAAGAAAGATACTGCTACAAAGAAAGCAAGTAAAAAAGACGCTACACCCAAGGCTACTCTCCCACCTTCTGGATTCAAGGTGGCTGTACGTGAAATTTTACGTTCTAAGTCTGCTTTAACAGCGTTGATTATCATTATTTTAATTTTGTTATTCACTTTTGGTGGTTCACTGTTCTTGAATAGAGCACAAATTACTGAAATGAATATCGTTGACGCATATTACGGTTGGGGCCAAGGTGGTCACCTTCTTGGTACTGATGATGGTGGTCGTGACATTTTGAAGCTACTCATCATGGGTGGACGTAACTCAATCATGATCGGTATCTCAGTTACTGTAATCACTGAAATCGTTGGTTTGGTAGTCGGATTAGTTTCTGGTTACTATGGTGGTGTTGTTGATGTCATCATCATGAGAATAGTTGACTTCATTCAAATTTTGCCACAAATGCCAATTATCATTGTTTTGACTACAGTTATTCCTAACTACAACGCTGTAACTTTGGTATTCTTGATCGCGATGTTCGGATGGACGACGACGGCACGTTATTACCGTTCATTCATTCTGTCACAACGTGGCCGTGACTATGTTTTGGCATCAAAGACATCAGGCTCATCTAACTTACAAATCATGTTCCGTGAAGTTTTGCCAAACATTACTTCAATGATTATCATCGACATTGTTTTAACTATTGCTGGTAACATTGGTATTGAAACTAGTTTGTCTTTCTTGGGCTATGGGTTGCCAACCACTACGCCATCACTTGGTACTTTGATTGGATTTGCTGATGACCCAGTTAACGTTATTAACCGTCCATGGTTATGGCTTCCAGCTACTATCTTGCTTTTGGTAATTTCCTTAAGTATTAACTACGTTGGTCGTGCTCTTCAACGTGCTGGTGACGCAAGACAACGTGAAAATTAA
- a CDS encoding ATP-binding cassette domain-containing protein, with protein sequence MGKEIIQIKDLKVYYPIRSGFWNRITDYVRAVDGVNFSIGEGETYGLIGESGSGKSTTGKVIVGVEKATSGQIMYKGLDVTKASNRRKLDYNKDVQMIFQDSMSSLNPRKRIEDIIAEPIRNFENLTTDQERDRVQELLDIVGMPSDAIYKYPHEFSGGQRQRIGVARAVATNPKLIVADEPTSALDLSVQAQVLNFMKHIQQQYNIAYLFISHDLGVVKHMSENLAIMHRGRLVELGSRDEIYKHPIHIYTKRLLSAIPRVDVEHREEHKKHREQVEREFKENQSKWYDENGRVYPLQKVAPNHWVALPKDMAQEAKIEEREEKESD encoded by the coding sequence ATGGGCAAAGAAATAATTCAGATTAAAGACTTAAAAGTATATTACCCAATTCGTTCAGGCTTTTGGAACAGAATTACTGATTATGTTCGTGCCGTTGATGGGGTTAACTTCTCAATTGGTGAAGGTGAAACCTACGGCTTAATTGGTGAATCTGGTTCTGGTAAGTCAACGACTGGTAAGGTAATTGTTGGTGTTGAAAAAGCTACTAGTGGTCAAATTATGTATAAGGGCCTAGACGTAACTAAGGCAAGCAATCGTAGAAAGCTTGACTACAACAAGGATGTTCAAATGATCTTCCAGGATTCAATGTCAAGTTTGAACCCAAGAAAGAGAATCGAAGATATTATCGCTGAACCAATTCGAAACTTCGAAAACTTGACTACTGATCAAGAACGTGATCGTGTACAAGAATTACTCGATATTGTAGGGATGCCTAGTGATGCGATTTACAAATATCCTCACGAATTCTCTGGTGGTCAGCGTCAAAGAATTGGTGTTGCTCGTGCGGTAGCTACGAATCCAAAATTGATTGTAGCCGATGAACCAACTAGTGCTTTGGACTTATCAGTTCAAGCTCAAGTTTTGAACTTCATGAAGCACATTCAACAACAATACAACATTGCATACTTATTCATTTCTCACGACTTAGGCGTGGTTAAGCATATGTCAGAAAATTTGGCGATTATGCACCGTGGTCGTTTGGTAGAACTGGGTAGCCGTGATGAAATTTACAAGCACCCAATTCATATTTATACTAAGCGACTTCTTTCCGCAATTCCTAGGGTAGACGTAGAACACCGTGAAGAACACAAGAAGCACCGTGAACAAGTCGAAAGAGAATTTAAGGAAAACCAAAGCAAGTGGTATGACGAAAATGGTCGTGTTTACCCACTTCAAAAGGTAGCTCCTAACCACTGGGTAGCTTTGCCAAAAGACATGGCACAAGAAGCTAAAATTGAAGAACGAGAAGAAAAGGAGAGTGATTAA
- the rnc gene encoding ribonuclease III, giving the protein MVSTKFLKKLKDEYNVEFNNEKLLEEAFTHSSYSNEHPDAGIRDYEKLEFLGDAVLELAVSNYLYRHYPKLNEGELTRLRSNIVRTEGFSEFAIECGFQKEIHLGNGEEKAGARSRKTLLEDVFEAFNGALYLDQGMPAVEHFLHLTVYPLIDKGEFDDSRDYKTDLQELLQQNGPVNIEYSVISESQLPSHFEVELKINDEAKTRGEGHNKKAAEQQAAKAALKELE; this is encoded by the coding sequence ATGGTAAGTACAAAATTTTTAAAGAAATTAAAAGACGAATATAATGTTGAATTTAATAATGAAAAATTACTAGAAGAAGCATTTACGCATTCTTCATATTCAAATGAACACCCTGACGCTGGGATTCGTGATTATGAAAAACTAGAATTTTTAGGTGATGCCGTTCTGGAATTGGCTGTATCTAATTATTTGTATCGTCATTACCCTAAGTTAAATGAAGGTGAATTAACTAGATTAAGATCTAATATTGTTAGAACTGAAGGCTTCTCTGAATTTGCGATTGAATGTGGTTTTCAAAAAGAAATTCATTTGGGCAATGGTGAAGAAAAAGCTGGTGCTAGAAGCCGTAAAACTTTACTAGAAGACGTTTTTGAAGCTTTTAATGGTGCTTTATATCTTGATCAAGGGATGCCAGCAGTTGAGCACTTCCTGCATTTAACAGTTTATCCTTTAATTGATAAGGGTGAGTTTGATGATTCACGCGATTATAAGACAGACTTGCAGGAATTGTTGCAACAAAATGGTCCCGTTAATATTGAATATTCAGTCATCAGTGAATCACAATTGCCATCGCACTTTGAAGTTGAATTAAAGATCAATGATGAGGCTAAGACTCGCGGTGAAGGCCATAATAAGAAGGCGGCAGAACAACAAGCTGCCAAGGCTGCATTAAAAGAATTAGAGTAA
- the smc gene encoding chromosome segregation protein SMC, translating into MPLTELVLDGFKSFAEKTTIHFNDGITGIVGPNGSGKSNITEAIRWVMGESSAKSLRGTNMKDVIFAGSQYRKPLNKAEVTLVFDNKDRELAFDADQVSITRRILRSGDSEFLINNQQVRMRDVRALFLDSGISPNSLSIISQGRVDQILNSRPEQRRLIFEEAAGVLHFKQQKEEAQTQLKKTQDNLIRINDLVKELEGRLEPLHEQSSLAKEYQFQKAGLDKKLKSLLAFEIEDINRQKEDVEKSAKKSQVLLSKLDNEVKDSQDAVSEKRGEYKKLQTERDNTQKQLLELSKKLSDLDASLQMVEQSRQFDDATKVEYQNQVKSLKNSLVKLNKDLASLQKNATELKDKQAVLQKQRDELTAELKEDPEELNKKLESCRNDYIQLLQDQATTNNQIVNLNTELKRSKADTSYQNSDVSKQLSEAKTELEKLRAEGKTLTEKRKSEKIKLAEVGDQNSDLTNKVNQLRQTVADERGKLEKIEARHEALVNIQKRHEGYYYGVRNVLNNMNAFPGVIGAVGELISFPVELEAAMTTALGGGVQDLITDSRISARNAINQLKRNRTGRATFLPLDGLRQYGIPQSTVTTLESYEGFRGVASDLVESKTERNINAAINYLLGSVIIVDTIDTALSISKRINRYRIVTLDGDVISPGGSMTGGQRNQRNNSPLQTATEINQLEAQIKTLTKTLREDQNQLETLVDQAQRANAELQKLQSSLQETNQAINEVAISFQSQEKEVKRLTDANNLYESRIKERDSRIKELKQQIEEAQTKQNELTKQGKEQRTAMNQLQERIRNFNSLSQKVQDQLSKLDPDIAVYTNKLENLRRQENEKKQQIRNNQEQTADLTHKLQDLTQSGERLVQKNTDLKKQKADLKQQTEDLQTKLNELSSQLGQFDAQINQLDQVASRNYELRKDAAIEQEGYSVQLAKFNSAINQRLETLRDDYSLTYEAALAQAEGENDEDTRNELAKSVKLHRMSIEDIGPVNLDSIQEYENVKKRYDFLSGQQNDLLKARDDLEKSMNELDEEVKTRFKDTFNTIADSFKQIFPVVFGGGKAKLELTEPNNLLETGIEIIAQPPGKKLQRLSLLSGGERALTAITLLFAMLQVNPVPFCVLDEVEAALDDANVTRFAQFLLKYDMKTQFIVITHRRGTMRKADQLYGVVMQESGVSQVLSVSLKELKNKHEVR; encoded by the coding sequence GTGCCATTAACAGAATTAGTGCTTGATGGTTTTAAATCATTTGCGGAAAAGACAACTATTCATTTTAATGACGGAATTACTGGCATCGTTGGACCTAATGGTAGTGGTAAAAGTAACATCACTGAAGCTATCCGTTGGGTAATGGGTGAATCCAGTGCTAAATCCCTTCGTGGTACCAACATGAAGGATGTCATTTTTGCTGGTAGTCAATATCGTAAGCCACTGAATAAAGCAGAAGTTACTTTAGTATTTGATAATAAAGATCGTGAATTGGCTTTTGACGCCGATCAAGTTTCAATTACCAGAAGAATTTTGCGTTCAGGCGACAGTGAATTCCTGATCAACAATCAACAAGTTAGAATGCGCGATGTTCGTGCACTTTTCCTTGATTCAGGAATTTCACCAAATAGTTTGTCCATTATTTCCCAGGGACGCGTTGATCAAATCTTAAATTCTCGTCCAGAACAAAGACGACTTATTTTCGAGGAAGCAGCTGGTGTGCTTCACTTTAAGCAGCAAAAAGAAGAAGCACAGACGCAACTCAAAAAGACACAAGATAACTTAATTAGAATTAATGATTTAGTTAAAGAACTCGAAGGTCGTCTTGAGCCGTTACATGAACAAAGCTCACTGGCTAAAGAATATCAATTTCAAAAGGCAGGTTTAGACAAGAAATTAAAGAGTCTATTGGCTTTTGAAATTGAAGATATCAACCGTCAAAAAGAAGATGTAGAAAAGTCTGCTAAGAAGAGTCAAGTTCTTTTATCTAAATTAGATAATGAAGTTAAGGATTCTCAAGATGCAGTTTCTGAAAAACGAGGCGAGTATAAGAAACTGCAAACTGAGCGTGATAATACGCAAAAGCAACTGCTTGAATTAAGTAAGAAGTTGTCCGATTTGGATGCTAGCTTGCAAATGGTAGAGCAATCTCGTCAGTTTGATGATGCGACTAAGGTCGAGTATCAAAATCAAGTTAAGAGTTTGAAAAATAGCCTGGTTAAATTAAATAAAGACTTGGCTTCTTTGCAAAAGAATGCGACAGAGTTAAAGGATAAGCAGGCTGTTTTACAAAAGCAACGTGATGAATTAACTGCAGAATTAAAGGAAGATCCAGAAGAATTAAATAAGAAACTGGAAAGCTGCAGAAATGATTATATTCAGTTGCTTCAAGATCAAGCGACGACTAATAACCAAATCGTTAACTTGAATACTGAATTAAAGCGAAGCAAAGCCGATACTAGTTATCAAAATAGCGATGTCTCAAAGCAATTAAGTGAGGCAAAGACTGAACTTGAGAAGCTCCGTGCCGAAGGCAAAACTTTAACTGAAAAGCGCAAGAGTGAAAAGATCAAGTTAGCCGAAGTTGGCGATCAAAATAGCGACTTGACTAATAAGGTTAATCAATTGCGTCAGACAGTTGCCGATGAGCGAGGAAAATTAGAAAAAATTGAGGCTCGTCATGAAGCTTTAGTTAACATCCAAAAACGTCACGAGGGTTATTACTATGGTGTTCGTAATGTTTTAAACAACATGAATGCCTTTCCTGGCGTAATTGGTGCAGTAGGTGAATTGATTTCCTTCCCAGTTGAACTAGAAGCTGCGATGACCACTGCTCTTGGGGGCGGCGTTCAGGATTTAATTACCGATAGCAGAATTAGTGCTAGAAACGCAATTAACCAATTGAAGCGCAATCGTACAGGTCGTGCCACTTTCTTGCCATTAGACGGTTTGCGTCAATATGGCATCCCTCAATCAACCGTTACTACACTTGAATCATATGAGGGGTTTAGAGGCGTAGCTAGCGATTTAGTTGAAAGCAAAACTGAGCGTAATATTAACGCTGCAATCAATTACTTATTGGGTAGCGTAATTATTGTAGATACGATTGATACTGCTTTATCTATTTCTAAGCGCATCAATCGCTATCGAATCGTTACTTTGGATGGGGATGTAATTTCACCTGGTGGTTCCATGACTGGTGGACAAAGAAATCAGCGGAATAACTCTCCATTGCAAACCGCTACTGAAATCAATCAGTTAGAAGCACAAATCAAGACTTTGACTAAGACTTTGAGAGAAGATCAGAATCAACTTGAAACCTTAGTTGATCAAGCCCAAAGAGCAAATGCTGAATTGCAAAAGCTTCAAAGTTCTTTGCAAGAAACTAATCAAGCAATTAATGAAGTTGCTATTTCTTTCCAAAGTCAAGAAAAAGAAGTTAAGCGTTTAACCGATGCTAATAATTTGTACGAATCTAGAATCAAAGAACGTGATTCTCGGATTAAAGAATTAAAGCAGCAGATTGAAGAAGCTCAAACCAAGCAAAATGAATTGACTAAGCAAGGTAAAGAGCAAAGAACTGCAATGAATCAGCTGCAAGAGCGAATTAGAAACTTTAACAGCTTGAGTCAAAAGGTTCAAGATCAGCTTTCCAAGTTGGATCCAGATATTGCGGTTTATACCAACAAATTAGAAAACTTGCGTAGACAAGAAAATGAGAAGAAACAGCAGATTAGAAATAATCAAGAACAAACTGCTGATTTGACGCACAAACTGCAAGACTTAACTCAAAGTGGTGAGCGTTTAGTTCAAAAGAATACCGATCTGAAGAAGCAAAAAGCAGACCTCAAGCAGCAAACTGAAGACTTACAAACCAAGTTGAATGAGCTTAGTTCACAATTGGGTCAATTTGATGCGCAAATCAATCAGCTGGATCAAGTAGCTAGTCGAAACTATGAATTGCGTAAGGATGCCGCGATTGAACAAGAAGGCTATTCAGTGCAACTAGCTAAGTTCAACAGTGCAATTAATCAACGTCTTGAAACTTTGCGTGATGATTACTCATTAACTTATGAGGCAGCTCTTGCTCAGGCTGAAGGCGAAAATGATGAAGACACCAGAAATGAATTAGCTAAGAGCGTTAAACTGCATCGCATGTCAATTGAAGATATTGGTCCAGTTAATCTTGATTCAATTCAAGAATATGAAAATGTTAAAAAGCGTTATGACTTCTTGAGTGGTCAACAAAACGACTTGCTTAAGGCACGTGACGATCTTGAAAAGTCCATGAATGAACTTGATGAAGAGGTTAAAACTCGATTCAAGGATACGTTTAATACAATTGCAGACAGCTTTAAGCAAATCTTCCCTGTAGTCTTTGGCGGAGGAAAGGCTAAACTTGAACTAACCGAGCCAAATAACCTGCTTGAAACAGGAATTGAAATTATCGCTCAACCACCTGGCAAGAAATTGCAACGCTTAAGTCTGCTTTCTGGTGGTGAAAGAGCCTTAACTGCTATTACTTTGCTGTTCGCAATGTTGCAAGTAAATCCAGTACCATTCTGTGTACTAGATGAGGTGGAAGCTGCCCTTGATGATGCAAATGTAACTCGATTTGCCCAGTTTTTGCTTAAGTACGATATGAAGACGCAGTTTATTGTAATTACTCATAGACGTGGAACTATGCGTAAGGCTGATCAATTGTATGGTGTAGTAATGCAAGAATCTGGTGTTTCTCAAGTATTGTCTGTATCATTAAAAGAATTAAAGAACAAACATGAGGTGAGATAA
- a CDS encoding oligopeptide ABC transporter substrate-binding protein, with the protein MKLTKVFGSVGVVSAAALALVACGQKTSNNAGSQEAKKFKEETPVKPVKKGGTLSYAIETDTPFTGVFNNELSTSQTDSDVSQFGNEALFDTDDSYKINNKGPATFKLDRKAKTITIEVKKGVKWSDGKQVTAKDVEYEYEIMANKASKSERYTASLQNIVGMTEYHDGKAKTISGIQMPDGENGRKVVLHFKEMKPGMLQSGNGYFLETASPYHQLKNIPFSKLESSDAVRKNPLFFGPFQISKIVRGQSVTWVPNKYYWRGTPKLNKITVSVVNPNSASQAIKSHKFDIAGVINSQWQQVKDTKGVNFVAKIPLQYSYMGFKVGKWEDGKNVMDPKAKMNNKSLRQAMAYAMNIDAVEKRYTQGLTFRIPTLIPAQFGQYFDKNVKGYNYNLKKANQLLDKAGYKKKGTYRVQPNGKPLTIHLAAMTGSSTQEPIIRNYIQQWKKIGLNVKLTGGRLIEFNSFYDKIQHDSKDIDVFMAGWSLSSEPSPNDLYNEKAPFNYSRFVTKKNSQLLQEMDSEKAFNTKYRVQKFHEWQKYMFDQAYVVPTVNAYSINAVNSKLTGYSLKPSDANSVWYKVGYAK; encoded by the coding sequence ATGAAATTAACAAAGGTATTTGGTTCTGTCGGAGTAGTTTCCGCAGCAGCATTAGCATTAGTTGCTTGTGGTCAAAAGACTTCAAATAATGCCGGTTCACAAGAAGCTAAAAAGTTTAAGGAAGAAACACCTGTTAAGCCTGTTAAAAAGGGTGGAACTTTATCTTACGCTATTGAAACAGATACTCCATTCACTGGTGTCTTCAACAATGAATTGTCAACTAGTCAAACTGACTCAGATGTATCACAATTTGGTAATGAAGCTCTTTTCGATACAGATGATAGCTACAAGATTAATAACAAAGGACCTGCTACTTTTAAACTTGACCGTAAAGCTAAGACCATCACAATTGAAGTCAAGAAGGGTGTTAAGTGGTCAGACGGCAAGCAAGTAACTGCCAAAGATGTTGAGTACGAATATGAAATTATGGCTAACAAAGCTTCTAAGTCTGAACGTTACACCGCTTCACTTCAAAATATTGTTGGTATGACAGAATACCACGATGGCAAGGCAAAGACTATTTCCGGAATCCAAATGCCAGATGGTGAAAATGGAAGAAAGGTAGTTCTTCACTTTAAGGAAATGAAACCAGGTATGCTTCAATCAGGTAACGGTTACTTCCTTGAAACTGCAAGTCCATATCACCAATTGAAGAACATTCCATTTAGCAAGTTGGAATCTTCAGATGCAGTTCGTAAGAATCCATTATTCTTTGGACCATTCCAAATCAGTAAGATCGTTCGTGGTCAATCAGTTACTTGGGTTCCTAACAAGTACTACTGGAGAGGTACACCAAAGCTTAACAAGATTACTGTTAGTGTTGTAAACCCTAACTCAGCATCACAAGCAATCAAGAGTCACAAGTTTGATATTGCTGGTGTTATCAACTCACAATGGCAACAAGTTAAGGACACTAAGGGTGTTAACTTTGTTGCAAAGATTCCTCTTCAATACAGCTACATGGGCTTTAAAGTTGGTAAGTGGGAAGATGGCAAGAACGTAATGGATCCTAAGGCTAAGATGAACAATAAATCATTACGTCAAGCTATGGCTTACGCAATGAACATCGACGCCGTTGAAAAGAGATATACTCAAGGCTTAACTTTCAGAATCCCAACTTTAATTCCTGCACAATTTGGTCAATACTTTGACAAGAATGTTAAGGGCTACAACTACAACCTTAAGAAAGCTAACCAATTGCTTGATAAGGCTGGCTACAAGAAGAAGGGTACCTACCGTGTACAACCTAATGGTAAGCCATTGACTATTCACCTTGCAGCTATGACTGGTTCATCAACTCAAGAACCAATCATCAGAAACTACATCCAACAATGGAAGAAGATTGGTTTGAACGTCAAGCTTACTGGTGGTCGTTTGATCGAATTTAACTCATTCTACGACAAGATCCAACACGATTCTAAGGATATTGACGTATTCATGGCTGGTTGGTCACTTTCAAGTGAACCATCACCAAATGACCTTTACAACGAAAAGGCACCATTTAACTACAGTCGTTTCGTAACTAAGAAGAACTCACAACTTCTTCAAGAAATGGACTCAGAAAAGGCCTTCAATACCAAGTACCGTGTTCAAAAGTTCCACGAATGGCAAAAGTACATGTTTGACCAAGCTTACGTAGTTCCAACTGTTAACGCATACTCAATTAACGCAGTTAACAGCAAGCTTACTGGCTACTCACTTAAGCCATCAGATGCTAACTCAGTATGGTACAAGGTTGGCTACGCAAAATAG
- the opp4B gene encoding oligopeptide ABC transporter permease: protein MWKTILRRLLIMIPQLIILSLLVFLLAKMMPGDPFSGSINPNTDPKQIEALRRAAGLYDPWYVQYFRWVGNLFHGDLGTSYIQHVPVTSLIADRANNTFWLSLLTTILTYSIAIPLGITAGRHQDEWQDTSVQIFNYITLATPGFVFYILGLWLFGFTLGWFPISGSVSANASGFWGVLGSRLYHMILPAVLYALITTTGIVQYLRTGIVDNKVEDYVRTARSKGVPENVVFHKHILRNSLLPIAAFLGNTITGLLSGSMIIESVFSYPGMGKLFLDSISQRDYTTLTALILIFGILTLIGNLLSDIIMSIIDPRIRIQ, encoded by the coding sequence ATGTGGAAAACAATCTTACGTCGTTTATTAATCATGATCCCTCAATTGATCATCTTGAGTCTGCTCGTCTTCCTTTTAGCTAAGATGATGCCTGGTGACCCATTCAGCGGATCAATCAACCCTAACACTGACCCAAAGCAAATTGAAGCTTTAAGAAGAGCTGCAGGTCTTTATGATCCATGGTACGTGCAATACTTTAGATGGGTGGGCAACTTGTTCCATGGTGATTTAGGTACAAGTTACATCCAGCACGTTCCAGTAACATCATTGATTGCCGACCGTGCAAACAATACTTTCTGGCTTTCACTTTTGACTACAATTTTGACTTATAGTATTGCTATTCCTCTTGGTATCACTGCTGGTCGTCACCAAGATGAATGGCAAGATACTAGTGTTCAAATCTTTAACTACATTACTTTGGCAACGCCAGGGTTCGTATTCTATATCTTAGGATTATGGCTCTTCGGCTTTACTTTAGGTTGGTTCCCAATCTCAGGTTCAGTTTCAGCTAACGCGTCAGGATTCTGGGGCGTGCTTGGCAGTAGACTTTACCACATGATTTTGCCAGCAGTCTTGTATGCTTTGATTACTACTACTGGTATCGTTCAGTACTTGAGAACTGGTATCGTTGACAACAAGGTTGAAGACTACGTCAGAACAGCTCGCAGTAAAGGTGTTCCTGAAAATGTCGTTTTCCATAAGCACATTTTGAGAAACTCATTATTGCCAATCGCTGCCTTCCTTGGTAATACTATTACTGGTCTTCTTAGTGGTTCAATGATTATTGAAAGTGTCTTCAGTTATCCTGGTATGGGTAAGTTGTTCCTTGACTCAATCAGTCAACGTGACTACACCACTTTAACTGCTTTGATTCTTATCTTTGGTATTTTGACTTTAATTGGTAACTTATTGTCAGATATCATTATGAGTATTATTGACCCACGTATTAGAATTCAATAG